Proteins from a single region of Apium graveolens cultivar Ventura chromosome 7, ASM990537v1, whole genome shotgun sequence:
- the LOC141673675 gene encoding protein FAR1-RELATED SEQUENCE 5-like has translation MNISLRNIVFDASKVNIGPSKSFGFTKEQAGGYANVGASLRNFRNFNRDLKSFIDERDGQMIIDKFKVIQETSESFYFDYDIDSGGHLTKLFWADAMDRWNFELYGDAVSFDATFDTNKYNMIFAPFTGVDKHNKCFTFAACL, from the exons ATGAATATTAGTTTGAGAAATATTGTTTTTGATGCTTCGAAAGTGAATATTGGTCCTAGCAAAAGTTTTGGCTTCACGAAGGAACAAGCAGGTGGTTATGCCAATGTAGGTGCTTCCTTAcgtaattttagaaattttaatcGCGATTTGAAATCATTTATTGATGAAAGGGATGGACAGATGATTATTGATAAGTTTAAGGTCATTCAAGAAACATCAGAATCTTTTTATTTTGATTACGACATTGATTCTGGTGGGCACTTAACCAAGCTTTTCTGGGCCGATGCAATGGATCGATGGAATTTTGAACTATATGGTGATGCAGTATCATTTGATGCGACTTTTGATACAAACAA GTATAATATGATCTTTGCCCCTTTCACTGGTGTGGATAAACACAACAAGTGTTTTACTTTTGCAGCTTGCCTTTAG